Genomic window (Caldinitratiruptor microaerophilus):
TGCAGAAGGTGACGGCTACCGACCTGGAGCGGCTCTATCAGGCCATGCTCGACAAGGGCCTGGGGATGCGGATGGCGGAGATGGCGCACAACATCCTGCACCTGGCCTTCACCGCCGCCGTCAAGAAGGGGCTCCTCGCCCGGAATCCATGCGACCAGGTGCCGAGCCCGCCCCGGACCAGATACCGGGCGGAGGACCGCCCCCGGCTGGCCTGGGAGGACGTGCCCCGGGTTCTGGAGGAGGCGCGCAAGACCCGCTACTACCTGCCCATCCTCGTGGCGATGGGGACCGGGCTCCGGCGGGGCGAGGTCCTGGGGCTGACGTGGCGCCGGATCGACTTTGAGGCCGGGGTGATCCAGGTCCGGGAACAGCTCCAGTACGACGCCGACAACAAGTTGCGGCTGGTCCCGCTCAAGACCCGCTCCTCCGTTCGGGACGTGCCCATGCCCGCCGACGTGGCGGCGGCGCTGCGGCGGCACCGGGCGGCCCAGAAGGTGGTGAACCTGGAGGGATTCGTGTTCACGAACCGGAACGGCGGTCCCATCCGGCCCAAGGACCTCGACTACGCCTGGATCCACATCCGCCGTAGCCTTGGGCTGGACGAGCGCCTGCACCTGCACGACCTGCGGGGTAGTTACACAACCTGGCTTGCGGAACGGGGCGTGAACCCGAAGGCAGCGGCGAAGATCCTCGGGCATTCGGACCTCAAGACTACCCTGGCGCTATACCAGAGCGTGACGAAGGGCATGATGGAAGAAGCCGCCCGGGCGCTTGACGGCTTCGCCCGGACGGCCGAAGAGAAGTAAGATGGCTATCACCTGCGCCCGGTGCTGCCACATCGGGCGCTTTTTACTTCGCGGTTCCGGTTCCAGTCGGGTTCCAGTCAAGCCGGCCGTTCCAGTCCGACAGGAACCGTGGACCTGAACCCGGAAACACGCTCCTGAAGCCTGCTGGCGGATGGGGTGGGATTTGAACCCACGAGCCAGGTTTAGGCCCGGCTACACGCTCTCCAGGCGTGCCCCTTCAACCACTCGGGCACCCATCCGTGCCCCAAGGCGGCGCGGACCGCCGGCACCGCTTCATTGTAGGTGCCGCCGGTGCCGGTGTCAACCTCGGCCGCCGCCGACGGGTGGGAAGAGCGCGAGCTCGTCGTCCTCGCCCACCGGGGTGTCGAGCCCCTGCAGCTCGCGGATCGAGCGGCCGCTGAGGAACACGAGCACGTGGGGGAGGAGGCCGGAGCCGTCCGGCGACAGGACCAGGGGCCGCAGGGCGGGGTGCCGGGCGAAGACCCGGCCCAGCACCTCGCCCACGGTCTCACCCGGTTTCGCCGGGACGGTTACCACCCGCGTGCCCGCGACGTCGCGAAGACTCGCGTACAGCCGGACTTCCATCTCAGACGATCTCCAGTTCCCTCAGCTTCTTCTCCGGCACGACGCCGTTCTCCCAGCCCCTGGCCTCGTAGTACTCCCGGAGCATGACGTCCAGCTCCGTCACCTGACCGGCGCTCGCGCCCGTTGCCGGCTCGCTCAGGAGGCGCTTCGGCAGGGTGTCGTCCTTGCCGTCGAAGCCGTTCAGGTTGTTGTAGTACCGCTCCAGGTTGTAGATGCGCTCGCCGGTGCGCAGCACGTCCTCGGCGGTCATCGGGATGCCGGTCATGGCGTGATACAGCGCCGCGTACTGGGCCGGGGTCAGGGAGAACGAGGAGAACTTGCAGATGTCGAGGCTGTCGGTGAAGGCGAACAGGTCCTGGAAGAACTTCGCCAGCTTCCCCTTCCCCTCCACCGCCAGGCGGTCGACCGGCTCGGGGATCCCCAGGACCTCGGCGGCCACGGTGTAGCCCCTGAGGTGGCAGGCGCCCCGGTTGGAGGTGGCATACGACACGCCCATGCCCTTGACGCCGCGGGGATCGTAGGCCGGGATGCCCTGACCTTTCACCGACATCGCCATGTCCGGGTCGCCCAGCCGCTTCGCCGCGCCCGCCGCGCCCTCCGCCAGGGCGTCGCCGAGCCCGCGCCGGTAGGCGGTCGCCTGGATGAGCTCGACCATCTTCTCGGCGTCGCCCCATTCGACCTTCTCGGCCAGGAGCCCTTTCTGGTGCGCCTCCATGGCCACGGCGAGGGCGTTGCCCATCTCGATCGTGTCGAGGCCCAGGTCGTTGCAGCGGTCGATCATGTAGGCCAGGGCTTCCCGGTTCGCGTTGCCGACCTGCGCGCCGAGCGCCCACGCGCTCTCGTACTCGAAGCTCTCCACCCGGACCTTCCACCGGCCCTCCCGGACCTCGACCTCCTTCTTGCAGGCCACCGGGCAGGCGTGGCAGGTGGGGTCGCTCACGAGGATGTGCTCCTTCACGGCCTCGCCGCTGATGGCCTCGGCGCCCTCGAAGTGGGTGCTCTGGGCGTTGCGGGTGGGGAAGGCGCCCAGCTGGTTCAGCACGTTCGTGAGAACGTTGGTGCCGTACACGGACAGTCCGCCCTTGTGCGGGCCGGTCACTGCCCCTTCCAGGATGGCGTGGAGGGCGTCCTTGCGGGCAGAACGGAACACGCCGTCGGCCACGGCGGGCTTCGGCGCGTTGTTCTTGTCCCCGACGATCACGATGGCCTTCAGGTTCTTGGACCCCATGACGGCGCCGGTGCCGCCGCGGCCCGAGGCCCGGTTGTCCTCGTTGAGGATGGCGGCGAAGCGCACCCCGTTCTCGCCGGCCGGGCCGATGGCCATCACCGAGGCGTCGTCCCCGTACAGCTCCCGCAGCCCGGCGATGGTCTCGTACACGCCGTGGCCCCAGAAGTCGCCGGCAGCGTGCAGGGACACCATCCCGTCCTTGACGAGCACGTAGGTGGGTCTCGCCGCCTTCCCGCGGAACACCAGGCCGTCGAAGCCTGCCCAGCGGAGCTTGGCGGCGGTGTAACCGCCCATGTGGGAGTCCGTCACGGTGCCGGTCAACGGGGAACGGGTGACCACGGCGAGCCGGCCGGACATGTTGACCGGGGTTCCGGTCAGCGGTCCGGTCATGACACAGAGGATGTTGCGGGGGGACAGGGGTTCGACCCCGGGGCCGTTGTCGTAGACGTACTTGACGCCCAGGCCCCGGCCGCCGATGTACTTGCGGGCGTCCTCCTCACGGATCCCTTCGTACCGGATGGTGCCCGTGTCCAGGTCAACCCACGCCACCTTGTTGTGGTACCCGCCGATGTTCACCGGTCAGCACCTCCCTGCTTGCTGCCCTGCGCGGTCCGGCAACAGGAACTTCTGAACATAACCTATCACACGCCAGGATTAGACCTGATGGTCTAGAAGCGCTATTCTGTACAGCCGACACAGCCGGTCGGCGATCCGGCGCGCGACCGACCCCCGCGTGCGGATCCGGCGCCCGCCCGGGTCGGGGCGCGGGTGGACGATGCCGCCGACGCAGGCTCCCTTGCGTCGGACGGGCGGTCGGTAGTATGCTCGACCTGGAAGCACCGCCGAGCGGAACAGCGTTACGCTACGCGGGACCGAAACGCCGAGCGGCGCTGTAATGAGTCCAGACCCTTCGACGACAGCCCGTCGGGCGTCAAGAGGAACTCGCGACTCCCGACTCACAACTCACAACTCACAACTCATAACTAGAAGGGGCCGATGAAGGTGCAGTACCGGGATCCCTTCGGGGCGAAGGCGGAGTTCCACACGGGATGGGGCCGGGCGGTCATCTACCGCCTCGACCGCCTGGAGGCGGCGGGGCTCACCCGGATCGACCGGCTACCCTTCTCCATCCGGGTGCTCCTGGAGAACCTGCTGCGGAACCTGGACGGCTACCTGGTCACGGAAGACGACGTGCGCGCCGTGGCGGCCTGGCGCCCGGGTCCGCTGCCTGCCCGCGAGATCCCCTACATGCCGGCCCGGGTCGTGCTCCAGGACTTCACCGGCGTCCCCCTCGTGGCCGACCTCGCCGCCATGCGCGCGGCCACGGCGAAGTTCGGCGCCGACCCGAAGCGCATCAACCCGCTCATCCCTGCCGACCTGGTCATCGACCACTCGGTCCAGGTCGACGCCTTCGGCGCCGAGTGGGCCTACCGCTTCAACGTCGAGAAGGAGTACGAGCGGAACCGGGAGCGCTACGCCTTCCTCAAGTGGGCGCAGAAGGCGTTCGAGAACTTCCGGGTGGTCCCGCCGGGTACGGGCATCATCCACCAGGTGAACCTTGAGTACCTGGCCCGGGTGGTGCAGCTCCGCGAGCGCGACGGGGAGACCCTGGCCTTCCCGGACACGGTCGTCGGCACGGACTCGCACACGACGATGGTCAACGGGCTCGGGGTCCTCGGCTGGGGCGTCGGCGGGATCGAGGCGGAGGCCGTGATGCTCGGCCAGCCTTACTACATGCTCATCCCGGAGGTCATCGGGGTGAAGCTGGTGGGCGAGCTCCCCGAGGGCGCCACGGCCACCGACCTCGTCCTCACCGTGACCCAGATGCTCCGGAAGCGGGGCGTGGTCGAGAAGTTCGTCGAGTTCTTCGGCCCCGGCCTGGCGAACCTCAGCCTTGCCGACCGCGCGACGATCGCGAACATGGCCCCCGAGTACGGCGCGACCATGGGCTTCTTCCCCGTCGACGACGCCACCCTGGAGTACCTGCGCGGCACCGGCCGGGACGAGGGGCTGGTGCAGCTGGTGGAGCGCTACTGCAAGGAGCAGGGCCTCTTCCGGACGGCGGGCACCCCCGACCCCGAGTACACGGACGTCCTGACCCTCGACATGGGCACCGTCGAGCCGAGCCTCGCCGGGCCGCGGCGGCCGCAGGACCGGGTGCCCCTGGTCCAGGTGAAGGCGTCCTTCCGGCAGGCCCTCACCGAGCAGTTCGGCAAGGCGCCGGCCCGCCCCGCCGGCGACGGCGCGGTGGCCGTGCAGGAGAAGGTCGACCTCACCCACGGCTCGGTGGTCATCGCCGCGATCACGAGCTGCACGAACACGTCCAACCCCTCCGTGATGATCGGCGCCGGCCTGCTGGCCAAGAAGGCCGTCGAGGCAGGCCTGAGCGTGAAGCCCTGGGTGAAGACGAGCCTCGCCCCGGGCTCCCGGGTCGTCACGGACTACCTGCAGAACTCCGGCCTCCTGCCCTATCTCGAGCAGCTGCGCTTCCACGTGGTGGGGTACGGCTGCACGACCTGCATCGGCAACAGCGGCAACCTGCCGGAGGACGTCGCCCAGGTCGTCCGGGAGAACGACCTCGTCGTGGCGGCAGTCCTGAGCGGCAACCGCAACTTCGAGGGCCGCATCAACCCGCTCGTGAAGGCGAACTACCTCGCGTCGCCGATGCTGGTCGTGGCGTACGCGCTGGCCGGGACGGTGGACATCGACCTCACCACGGAGCCGATCGGCCACACGTCCGAAGGCAAGCCGGTCTACCTCAAGGACATCTGGCCGAGCCAGCAGGAGATCCGGGAGACCATCGCCCGCAGCCTGAGCCCCGAGCTCTTCCGGGGCCGCTACGCGGAGGTCTTCGAGGGCGACGAGAACTGGCGCGGCCTCTCGGTCCCGGAGGGCGACCTCTACGCCTGGGATCCCGCCTCGACCTACCTGCAGGAGCCGCCCTACTTCCACGACATGCCGCTCGAGCCGCAGCCCGTCCGGGACATCCGGGGTGCCCGGGTCCTGGCCCTGCTCGGCGACTCGATCACCACCGACCACATCTCCCCGGCGGGCTCCATCCCCCTCGACAGCCCCACCGCCCGCTACCTGCAGGAGCACGGGGTCGACCGGGCGGACTTCAACACCTACGGCTCCCGCCGCGGCAACCACGAGGTCATGATGCGGGGCACCTTCGGCAACATCCGGCTGAAGAACGCCCTGGCCGGCGGCAAGGAGGGCGGCTGGACCCTCCACCTGCCGGACGGCGAGCTCCTGTCGATCTACGACGCGGCCATGCGCTACCAGGCGGAGGGCACCCCGCTCGTGGTGCTGGCCGGCAAGGAGTACGGCACCGGCAGTTCCCGCGACTGGGCCGCCAAGGGCACGTACCTCCTCGGCGTGAAGGCGGTCATCGCCGAGAGCTTCGAGCGCATCCACCGGAGCAACCTGGTCGGCATGGGTGTCCTGCCCCTCCAGTTCAAGGAGGGCCAGAGCTGGAAGTCCCTGGGCCTGACCGGCCGGGAGACGCTCGACATCGCCGGCATCGCCGGTGAGCTCAGGCCCCGTCAGGACGTCGAGGTCGTGGCCCGGCGGGAGGACGGCGGCGAGGTCCGGTTCACGGTCACGCTCCGGCTCGACTCCGTGGTGGAGATCGAGTACTACCGCAACGGCGGGATCCTCCAGACGGTCCTGCGCCGGATCGTCAAGGGCAACTGAAGCGGTGGGGAGGCGGGCTCCGGCCCGCCTCTCCCCGTCCTGGCTCCGTCGCCGCCGGCCCCCGCTGCCTCCGTGTGGGCCGGGCCCGGAGCGGGCGGCCGGTGTGTTCCGCCAGGGGGGCTGCCGTTCCGCCGAGTGGTACGTATGGCAGTCCGTGCGCTACAAGCCCGGCGTTGTGTGTCACGATTTGCCCTACAGCCCCGTCGAGCGGGCCGGAGCGCCGGGCGATCGGCAACCGGGTCTACGGTAATGTGACGTTATGTCGAGCCAGAGACGGCCAGAGACCCCGGCGGAGGGGTCGACGGGAGCTCGTCAGGCAATCGGTGACACGCTACGGCTTTCGTCGACTGTCGCTTCTTGCCTGTTGGAGGGTTGGCCAGCCATAACTGTCAGTATATGGAATCTATCACGCCGACAGAAGGGTGCCGGGCCGCCACGGGGTACTTCGCGGGGAGACTCAATTTGGGACAATGTGAGGCTCGTGTAAACGAGGGGCTCAGCCTGGCCCGGCGCACAGCCCTGCACGCTCGTGTTGCCGCCGCGATCGAGGGATTCGGCCGCGCGGGGATGGCCGGCCACCCCGAGGAGCTGGAGCACCACTGGCCCGAGGCCCTGGACGCGGCGGGCCGGGAAAGCCTCGAACAGGACCTGCTCGGGGTCATGGACCGGTTCCACCGCTCGGGCGACGACACGATGGTGGTACCGGCCGAGTACCTGGAGGTGGTCGCGGTCAAACGCTGATGTGGCGGGGCCTGCGTTCCTGTGCCCCGTTCCAGGAGGTCACCCCGTCCCGGCGGGGCTTGACGCCGGCTGCCACGCGTGGTAGGCTCAAGCCGACAATGGCAAAGAGTCTCGTGCGGGAGCTCGGGTGAGCCGGGCTGAGAGGGTGACCTGCACCGTCACCGACCGCTGAACCTGATCCGGGTAATGCCGGCGTAGGGAAGGCGCATTCGGTCGCCGTGTGCACACCGCCTCTCGGGGCGGTGTTCGTTTTCGAGGCCACAGGCCCCGGGCACTCCCGCCGAGGTAGGTCCCGGGGCTTCTGCGCGTCGGCGTCGGACAACCGGTCCCGGAGTAGGGGGGCGGACGGCGTGCTGCAGGCACCGGAGGTGGCCGGACCGGTCCTGTCGGTGGAGGGGGTCTCCTTCTCGTTCCGTCAGGGCCGGCAGGTGGTCCAGGTACTGAAGGACGTGAGCCTGCGGGTCGAGGCCGGGGAGTTCGTCACCCTGATCGGCCCCAGCGGCGCGGGCAAGTCCACCCTGTTCCGCATCGTCGCCGGGCTCCTGGAGCCGTCGGCCGGCCGGATCCGGCTGCGGGGCGGGCGCGGCGGCGTCGCCTACATGCCCCAGAGGGACTGCCTCATGCCCTGGCGGACCGTGCTCGGCAACGCCGCCCTGCTGCTCGAGCTTCGAGGCGTCAGCCGGCGGGAGGCGCGGGAGCGGGCCATGGCGCTCCTGCCCGAATTCGGCCTGGACGGCACCGCCGATCGCTTCCCGCACCAGCTCTCCGGGGGCATGCGCCAGCGGGTGGCCTTCCTCCGGACCGTCCTGGGCAGCCAGGAGCTGCTCCTCCTGGACGAGCCCTTCGGTGCCCTCGACGCCCTCACCCGCACGGCCATGCAGGACTGGCTCCTGGGCCTGTGGGAGCGCCTTCACAAGGCCGTGCTCTTCATCACCCACGACGTGGAGGAAGCGGTGCTCCTCAGCGACCGGGTCTACGTCCTGGGTGGCCGGCCTGCGACCGTGGTGGGCGAGGTGCGGATCGACCTGCCGCGCCCCCGCTCCTCCCATCTGGTGACGGATCCCGGGTTCGTGGCCTACCGCCGGCGGCTGCTCGGGCTGCTCCGGGGGGCGATCGGGTGACTGGTGGGGGCCTCGCGCGGCAGTGGGCGCCCCCCGCGCTCCTGATGGCCGGCCTCCTGGCCGCCTGGGAGGCGGGATGCCGGCTCCTGCGGGTGCCGGCCTTCATCCTGCCGCCGCCGTCGGCGGTGGCGGCGGCGCTCTGGGAGATGCGGGAGCCGCTCTTCCGGGTCCACCTGCCGGTCACGGCGCTGGAGGTCGCCGTCGGGTTCGTGGCGTCGGGCGTGGTGGGGGTGGCCCTGGCGGCGGCGATGCGGCTCAGCCCGCACCTGGCCCGCGCGCTCTACCCCCTGGTCGTGGCCTCGCAGACCATCCCGGTCATCGCCATCTCGCCGGTCTTCCTGCTCTGGTTCGGCTACACCCTGACCCAGAAAGTGGCCGTAACCGTCCTCATCAGCTTCTTCACGGTGACGGTCAACACCTACGACGGGCTGCGCTCGGCCGACCCGGACCTGGTCGACCTGCTCCGGGCCGCCGGCGCCACCCGGTGGCAGATCTTCACGCGGGCGGAGGTCCCGTCCGCGCTGCCGCTCTTCTTCTCCGGGCTCAAGGTCGCGGCGGCGGTGAGCGTGATCGGCGCCACGATCGGCGAGTGGCTCGGGGGCGAGGCCGGCCTGGGGGTGTTCGGGCGGCGGATGGTGTCGAGCCTGCGTGCCGCCCCGCTGTTCGCGTCCGTCTTCCTGCTCTCCCTCCTGGGGATCGGCTTCTTCCTGCTGATCGCCTGGGTGGAGCGGTGGGCGATTCCGTGGCATTTCCGAGAGGTGCAGGGGAGGCGATCCGCTTGAGAATCCGTGCAGTCATGGCTCTCTTGGCGCTCGGTGCCTTCGCCCTCACGGCCTGCGGGAAGGCGGCAGGCCCGGCGCCGTCGGCGCCGGCGGCGGGCGCGGCGACCTCCGGCCAGGCGGCCGGTCCGGCTGCGTCCGGGCAGGTCCCGGCGCAGTCGGGGGCGCAGGCCGGGGCGCAGCGGCCGGTGCGGGACGTGAGCGTGGTCCTCGACTGGTACCCGAACGCCGTGCACTCCTTCCTCTACCTGGCGCAGGAGAACGGGTACTTCGAGCAGGAGGGCCTGAAGGTCACCTTCAAGATGCCCGCGGAGAACCCCACCGACGGCATCAAGCTCGTCGGCGCCGGGCGGGAGACGTTTGCGCTCTACTACCAGCCCGACGTCCTGGTGGCGAGGGCGAACGAGCAGATCCCGATCGTCTCGCTGGGCGCCGTGGTGCGGCACCCCCTCAACGCCGTGATGGCCCGGCAGTCCAAGGGGTTCAAGTCGCCCCGTGACCTGGAGGGCAAGACCGTCGGCTACCCGTCGATCCCCCTCAACCTCGCCATCGTACGCACCATGGTGAAGTCGGCCGGAGGCGACCCGGACAAGGTGACGATGAAGGACATCGCCTGGGACCTCATCCCGGCCGTCGCCACCGACAAGGTCGACGCCATCTCCGGCGGCTACATCAACCACGAGCGGGTGCTGCTCGAGAAGCAGGGGATCCCCCTGACCGTCTTCCGCCCCACCGACTTCGGCGTTCCCGATTACTACGAGCTGGTCGTGATCACCGGTGAGAAGACCGCCCGGGAGGACCGCGCGCTCGTGGAGGCGTTCTGGCGCGCCGCGGCCCGGGGGTTCGCCGACATGAAGAAGGATCCCCGGCACGCCCTGGACGTCCTGCAGAAGCACCAGGCCAAGGAGTTCCCGCTCGACCGGGAGGTGGAGGAGAAGAGCATCCAGATCCTCCTGCCCCTCATGGACCCCGGCGACGGGCGCGCCTTCGGCGTCCAGGACGCGGCCACCTGGCGCCAGGTGGCGGAGTGGATGAAGGGCCAGGGGCTCCTCAAGGGTGACGTGAAGCCCGATGAGGCCTTCATCACGGCGGGCGGCTAGCTGGCGGGGAGGATCGGCGATGGAGGACCGGCTGCAAGCGGCGGAGCGGTACATCGACGAGCACCGAGGGGCGCTCCTCGCCCTCCTGCAGGACCTGGTCGCCTTCCGGACCGAGGCCCCTCCCGCCCGCAACGCGGCCGGGGCGCAGGCCTACGTGGCGCGCTACCTGCAGGAGCTGGGTCTCGTCACCGACGTGTGGGACGTCTTTCCGGGCGATCCCAACGTCGTGGGCGTGCGCCGGGGCGACCCCCGGAAGCACTCGCTCCTGATCAACGGCCACATCGACGTGGCCGAGGTGGGGGAGGGCCACGGGTGGACCCGGGACCCCTTCACCTGCGTCCTCGAAAGCGGCCGGGTCTACGGCCGCGGGACGGCGGACATGAAAGGCGGTCTGGCGGCGGCCCTGTTCGCCCTGCGGGCGCTGGCGGACGCCGGCGTGCCCACCGGTGGCGACGTCATCTTCGAGTCCGTGGTGGGGGAAGAACAGGGCGAGGCGGGGACCCGGTCGTGCAACGAGCGGGGCTACCGTGCCGACTTCGGCCTTGTACCGGACACGTCGGGCCTGGCCATCCAGGGCCAGGGCGGGGTGATCACGGGTTGGATCACGATCCAAAGCCCCCGCACCTTCCACGACGGCATGCGCTCCCGGCTCATCCACGCCGGCGGCGGGGTGCGGGGCTTCAGCGCCATCGAGAAGATGGCGAAGGTCATCCAGGCCCTGGGCGACCTCGAGCGGTACTGGGCCGTGACGCGCGCCTACCCCGGCATCCCGCCGGGCTCGAAC
Coding sequences:
- a CDS encoding tyrosine-type recombinase/integrase, whose protein sequence is MAKKKGAKANGEGNIVKRKDGRWMGQVMLGYRPDGTRDRRTVYGKTRQEVANKLAELKVKAARGELPAPSKDTLGAYLREWLEAHRRFGGSGGQGLRLNTYRAYESTIRLHIAPMLGDRPLQKVTATDLERLYQAMLDKGLGMRMAEMAHNILHLAFTAAVKKGLLARNPCDQVPSPPRTRYRAEDRPRLAWEDVPRVLEEARKTRYYLPILVAMGTGLRRGEVLGLTWRRIDFEAGVIQVREQLQYDADNKLRLVPLKTRSSVRDVPMPADVAAALRRHRAAQKVVNLEGFVFTNRNGGPIRPKDLDYAWIHIRRSLGLDERLHLHDLRGSYTTWLAERGVNPKAAAKILGHSDLKTTLALYQSVTKGMMEEAARALDGFARTAEEK
- a CDS encoding ubiquitin-like small modifier protein 1 produces the protein MEVRLYASLRDVAGTRVVTVPAKPGETVGEVLGRVFARHPALRPLVLSPDGSGLLPHVLVFLSGRSIRELQGLDTPVGEDDELALFPPVGGGRG
- a CDS encoding aldehyde ferredoxin oxidoreductase family protein produces the protein MNIGGYHNKVAWVDLDTGTIRYEGIREEDARKYIGGRGLGVKYVYDNGPGVEPLSPRNILCVMTGPLTGTPVNMSGRLAVVTRSPLTGTVTDSHMGGYTAAKLRWAGFDGLVFRGKAARPTYVLVKDGMVSLHAAGDFWGHGVYETIAGLRELYGDDASVMAIGPAGENGVRFAAILNEDNRASGRGGTGAVMGSKNLKAIVIVGDKNNAPKPAVADGVFRSARKDALHAILEGAVTGPHKGGLSVYGTNVLTNVLNQLGAFPTRNAQSTHFEGAEAISGEAVKEHILVSDPTCHACPVACKKEVEVREGRWKVRVESFEYESAWALGAQVGNANREALAYMIDRCNDLGLDTIEMGNALAVAMEAHQKGLLAEKVEWGDAEKMVELIQATAYRRGLGDALAEGAAGAAKRLGDPDMAMSVKGQGIPAYDPRGVKGMGVSYATSNRGACHLRGYTVAAEVLGIPEPVDRLAVEGKGKLAKFFQDLFAFTDSLDICKFSSFSLTPAQYAALYHAMTGIPMTAEDVLRTGERIYNLERYYNNLNGFDGKDDTLPKRLLSEPATGASAGQVTELDVMLREYYEARGWENGVVPEKKLRELEIV
- the acnA gene encoding aconitate hydratase AcnA, which codes for MKVQYRDPFGAKAEFHTGWGRAVIYRLDRLEAAGLTRIDRLPFSIRVLLENLLRNLDGYLVTEDDVRAVAAWRPGPLPAREIPYMPARVVLQDFTGVPLVADLAAMRAATAKFGADPKRINPLIPADLVIDHSVQVDAFGAEWAYRFNVEKEYERNRERYAFLKWAQKAFENFRVVPPGTGIIHQVNLEYLARVVQLRERDGETLAFPDTVVGTDSHTTMVNGLGVLGWGVGGIEAEAVMLGQPYYMLIPEVIGVKLVGELPEGATATDLVLTVTQMLRKRGVVEKFVEFFGPGLANLSLADRATIANMAPEYGATMGFFPVDDATLEYLRGTGRDEGLVQLVERYCKEQGLFRTAGTPDPEYTDVLTLDMGTVEPSLAGPRRPQDRVPLVQVKASFRQALTEQFGKAPARPAGDGAVAVQEKVDLTHGSVVIAAITSCTNTSNPSVMIGAGLLAKKAVEAGLSVKPWVKTSLAPGSRVVTDYLQNSGLLPYLEQLRFHVVGYGCTTCIGNSGNLPEDVAQVVRENDLVVAAVLSGNRNFEGRINPLVKANYLASPMLVVAYALAGTVDIDLTTEPIGHTSEGKPVYLKDIWPSQQEIRETIARSLSPELFRGRYAEVFEGDENWRGLSVPEGDLYAWDPASTYLQEPPYFHDMPLEPQPVRDIRGARVLALLGDSITTDHISPAGSIPLDSPTARYLQEHGVDRADFNTYGSRRGNHEVMMRGTFGNIRLKNALAGGKEGGWTLHLPDGELLSIYDAAMRYQAEGTPLVVLAGKEYGTGSSRDWAAKGTYLLGVKAVIAESFERIHRSNLVGMGVLPLQFKEGQSWKSLGLTGRETLDIAGIAGELRPRQDVEVVARREDGGEVRFTVTLRLDSVVEIEYYRNGGILQTVLRRIVKGN
- a CDS encoding ABC transporter ATP-binding protein, whose translation is MLQAPEVAGPVLSVEGVSFSFRQGRQVVQVLKDVSLRVEAGEFVTLIGPSGAGKSTLFRIVAGLLEPSAGRIRLRGGRGGVAYMPQRDCLMPWRTVLGNAALLLELRGVSRREARERAMALLPEFGLDGTADRFPHQLSGGMRQRVAFLRTVLGSQELLLLDEPFGALDALTRTAMQDWLLGLWERLHKAVLFITHDVEEAVLLSDRVYVLGGRPATVVGEVRIDLPRPRSSHLVTDPGFVAYRRRLLGLLRGAIG
- a CDS encoding ABC transporter permease, which translates into the protein MTGGGLARQWAPPALLMAGLLAAWEAGCRLLRVPAFILPPPSAVAAALWEMREPLFRVHLPVTALEVAVGFVASGVVGVALAAAMRLSPHLARALYPLVVASQTIPVIAISPVFLLWFGYTLTQKVAVTVLISFFTVTVNTYDGLRSADPDLVDLLRAAGATRWQIFTRAEVPSALPLFFSGLKVAAAVSVIGATIGEWLGGEAGLGVFGRRMVSSLRAAPLFASVFLLSLLGIGFFLLIAWVERWAIPWHFREVQGRRSA
- a CDS encoding ABC transporter substrate-binding protein, whose protein sequence is MRIRAVMALLALGAFALTACGKAAGPAPSAPAAGAATSGQAAGPAASGQVPAQSGAQAGAQRPVRDVSVVLDWYPNAVHSFLYLAQENGYFEQEGLKVTFKMPAENPTDGIKLVGAGRETFALYYQPDVLVARANEQIPIVSLGAVVRHPLNAVMARQSKGFKSPRDLEGKTVGYPSIPLNLAIVRTMVKSAGGDPDKVTMKDIAWDLIPAVATDKVDAISGGYINHERVLLEKQGIPLTVFRPTDFGVPDYYELVVITGEKTAREDRALVEAFWRAAARGFADMKKDPRHALDVLQKHQAKEFPLDREVEEKSIQILLPLMDPGDGRAFGVQDAATWRQVAEWMKGQGLLKGDVKPDEAFITAGG
- a CDS encoding acetylornithine deacetylase — protein: MEDRLQAAERYIDEHRGALLALLQDLVAFRTEAPPARNAAGAQAYVARYLQELGLVTDVWDVFPGDPNVVGVRRGDPRKHSLLINGHIDVAEVGEGHGWTRDPFTCVLESGRVYGRGTADMKGGLAAALFALRALADAGVPTGGDVIFESVVGEEQGEAGTRSCNERGYRADFGLVPDTSGLAIQGQGGVITGWITIQSPRTFHDGMRSRLIHAGGGVRGFSAIEKMAKVIQALGDLERYWAVTRAYPGIPPGSNTINPAVIEGGRHPAFVADRCALWITVHFHPDQTYQEVTREIEEHVLAAAQADPWLREHPPTFRWGGRSMIEDRGEIFPALPLPADHPATRLLVAAHEQVVGRPPELGMSRTVTDAGWLGDAGIPAVIYGPGELDHAHAVDESCDFEQIVQAAKVYARFIATWTNTDRP